The proteins below come from a single Aegilops tauschii subsp. strangulata cultivar AL8/78 chromosome 6, Aet v6.0, whole genome shotgun sequence genomic window:
- the LOC141025999 gene encoding uncharacterized protein yields the protein MDNPPRTLLQLPDSFTEELVADAPLGLWLQLDSCCKESSWVAAEFTPSGYMCLTRGWKLFAHAYGVKEGHTLHFKFDGAATLFVKIFRAAGDRLECCMESDSSIRSHSYGYDISDGGSASFGGSGVTG from the coding sequence ATGGACAACCCACCCCGCACCTTGCTCCAGCTCCCGGACTCCTTCACGGAGGAGCTGGTGGCTGACGCACCGTTAGGACTGTGGCTGCAGCTAGATAGCTGCTGCAAGGAGTCCTCCTGGGTGGCGGCGGAGTTCACTCCATCCGGCTACATGTGCTTGACGCGGGGGTGGAAGTTGTTCGCCCACGCCTACGGCGTGAAGGAGGGACACACCCTTCACTTCAAGTTCGATGGGGCCGCGACGCTCTTCGTGAAGATCTTTAGGGCGGCCGGCGATCGCCTGGAGTGTTGCATGGAGAGCGACAGTAGCATCAGGAGCCACTCCTACGGCTACGACATCAGCGATGGCGGCAGCGCCTCCTTCGGGGGAAGCGGG